A genomic region of Streptosporangium lutulentum contains the following coding sequences:
- a CDS encoding response regulator transcription factor — protein sequence MIFREADGRAAIRVLLVDDHPVVRRGLAALLGTLPGIEVVAQAGTGQEAVREAALNRPDVVVMDLRMPSMDGVQATRHIVRDHPATAVLVLTMFHEDALVAEALHAGARGYLLKTAEQDEIERAIRAVAAGDAIFSSAVAGRVLGRITPARDTPVLPQVSPREREVLDLVATGATNAAIADRLKLSPKTVGNHISAIFLKLGVTSRAEAIVIAKDAGLGRRD from the coding sequence ATGATTTTTAGGGAGGCGGACGGCCGCGCGGCGATTCGGGTGCTCCTGGTCGACGATCACCCGGTCGTCCGCCGAGGGCTCGCCGCGCTGCTCGGCACCCTGCCGGGGATCGAGGTCGTCGCGCAGGCGGGCACCGGTCAGGAGGCCGTACGCGAGGCCGCGCTGAACCGTCCCGATGTCGTCGTCATGGACCTGCGCATGCCGTCCATGGACGGGGTGCAGGCGACCCGCCACATCGTGCGGGACCATCCCGCCACCGCTGTCCTCGTGCTCACGATGTTCCACGAGGACGCTCTCGTCGCCGAGGCCCTGCACGCCGGTGCCCGCGGGTACCTGCTGAAGACGGCGGAGCAGGACGAGATCGAGCGCGCCATCCGCGCCGTCGCCGCGGGAGACGCGATCTTCAGCAGCGCCGTCGCGGGACGGGTGCTCGGGCGGATCACGCCGGCACGCGACACCCCCGTACTGCCACAGGTGTCGCCGCGCGAGCGGGAGGTGCTCGATCTCGTCGCCACGGGCGCCACGAACGCCGCCATCGCCGACCGGTTGAAGCTCTCGCCGAAAACCGTCGGCAACCACATCTCGGCGATCTTCCTCAAGCTGGGCGTGACCTCACGGGCGGAGGCCATCGTGATCGCCAAGGACGCCGGGCTCGGTCGCCGTGACTGA
- a CDS encoding sensor histidine kinase, which translates to MTDAVEPVPIAGEATRPTRLWVGVIAAAGVVLAVSAVVLAVVAGTGWRTFVSSYTLTNLVIGLGFLASGAVTSWFRSRNVIGLLSLVSAFGHLTTAATTMLMLLALQEDWPSPVVRTLSTVSTGAWQIGLTWLFNLALLLFPDGRLPSRRWLPLVWAVMVSGAYQLVTGVLSGGSVLGGSAETTSILSVGLAVPEPISAVMDLVGTVAELLVIGTLVLRYRRGDERTRRQLLWLILALLAMLVLNTQRWITGDGPILFLLSFALIPIAIGIAIVRYELFDIRLVLSRALLYGLVLSVIVAVYAGIVAGFSLLVPADAERGVAIGAAIVVAICFTPLRLLLQRMIDRAFYGTRSDPVQTAWRAGERLRHDDDLTGVLDRTRTALRLPWIALRRKPDGEDLAVAGAPPDSASIEIALSYRGDVVGALVVGLRRGESRLHDADRRTLELIGTPLAVALHATALSEQIRLARTATVEAGAAERVRLQRELHDGLGPTLTSIAFRADAASNLIRSDADGAGHLLGEVRGDLRAAIDSVRRVVYGLHPIELDDLGLVGALSQKVTELSDQTRGGISMELEASQYLPALSPAIELAAYRIANEALTNVLRHSDARRCLITVSIDGELVVTVRDDGSAPPAWNPGVGLRSISDRAEELGGSATAGPAAGGWEVSARLPLHPDPVA; encoded by the coding sequence GTGACTGACGCCGTCGAGCCCGTGCCGATCGCGGGAGAGGCCACCCGTCCCACCCGGCTGTGGGTGGGCGTCATCGCGGCGGCCGGGGTCGTGCTCGCCGTCTCGGCGGTCGTGCTCGCCGTCGTCGCCGGCACCGGGTGGCGGACCTTCGTCTCCTCCTACACCCTGACCAATCTTGTCATCGGGCTCGGCTTCCTCGCCTCGGGCGCGGTCACCTCGTGGTTCCGCTCGCGCAACGTCATCGGACTCCTGTCGCTGGTGTCGGCGTTCGGACATCTGACGACCGCGGCCACGACGATGCTCATGCTGCTCGCTCTCCAGGAGGACTGGCCGTCCCCGGTCGTCCGCACCCTGTCGACCGTGTCGACGGGAGCCTGGCAGATCGGCCTCACCTGGCTGTTCAACCTCGCCCTCCTGCTCTTCCCCGACGGGCGCCTGCCGAGCAGGCGCTGGCTTCCGCTGGTCTGGGCCGTCATGGTCAGTGGCGCCTACCAACTGGTGACCGGGGTGCTCTCCGGCGGCTCGGTGCTGGGAGGCTCCGCGGAGACCACGTCGATCCTCTCCGTCGGGCTGGCCGTACCCGAGCCGATCAGCGCCGTGATGGACCTCGTCGGCACCGTGGCCGAACTGCTGGTGATCGGCACGCTCGTGCTCCGCTACCGCCGCGGCGACGAACGCACCCGCCGTCAACTGCTCTGGCTGATCCTGGCCCTGCTGGCCATGCTCGTGCTCAACACGCAGCGCTGGATCACCGGTGACGGGCCGATCCTGTTCCTGCTGTCGTTCGCACTCATCCCGATCGCGATCGGGATCGCGATCGTCCGGTACGAGCTGTTCGACATCCGGCTCGTCCTTTCGAGGGCGCTGCTCTACGGCCTGGTCCTGTCGGTGATCGTCGCGGTGTACGCCGGGATCGTCGCCGGATTCTCGCTGCTCGTGCCGGCGGACGCCGAGCGCGGCGTGGCGATCGGCGCGGCGATCGTCGTGGCGATCTGTTTCACCCCGCTGCGCCTGCTGCTGCAGCGGATGATCGACCGGGCGTTCTACGGCACGCGATCCGATCCGGTGCAGACGGCCTGGCGGGCCGGTGAGCGGCTGCGCCACGACGACGACCTGACCGGGGTGCTCGATCGCACCCGCACCGCCCTGCGGCTTCCGTGGATCGCGTTGCGCCGGAAGCCCGACGGTGAGGATCTCGCGGTGGCCGGTGCCCCGCCCGATTCGGCGTCCATCGAGATCGCGCTCAGCTACCGCGGTGATGTGGTCGGGGCCCTCGTCGTGGGACTGCGCCGCGGTGAGTCGCGGCTGCACGACGCCGACCGGCGCACGCTCGAACTCATCGGAACCCCGCTCGCGGTCGCGTTGCACGCCACCGCGCTGAGCGAGCAGATCCGGCTCGCCCGCACCGCGACCGTCGAAGCCGGTGCGGCCGAGCGGGTGCGGCTGCAGCGCGAGCTCCACGACGGTCTCGGTCCGACCCTGACCAGCATCGCCTTCCGCGCCGACGCGGCCTCGAACCTCATCCGCTCGGACGCGGACGGGGCGGGCCACCTGCTCGGCGAGGTGAGAGGTGATCTCCGCGCCGCGATCGACTCCGTCCGCCGCGTCGTCTACGGGCTGCATCCCATCGAACTCGACGACCTGGGGCTGGTCGGCGCGCTGAGCCAGAAGGTGACGGAACTCTCCGATCAGACGCGCGGGGGGATCTCCATGGAGCTGGAGGCGTCCCAGTACCTTCCCGCGCTTTCCCCCGCGATCGAGCTGGCCGCCTACCGCATCGCGAACGAGGCGCTCACGAACGTGCTCCGGCACTCCGACGCGCGCCGCTGCCTGATCACCGTTTCGATCGACGGTGAGCTCGTCGTCACCGTCCGTGACGACGGCAGCGCCCCGCCCGCCTGGAACCCCGGGGTGGGCCTGCGTTCGATCTCGGACCGCGCCGAGGAACTCGGCGGATCCGCCACCGCCGGACCGGCCGCCGGCGGCTGGGAGGTGAGCGCCCGCCTGCCCCTGCACCCGGATCCCGTGGCCTGA
- a CDS encoding dihydroxyacetone kinase subunit DhaK, protein MKKLINDPHDFVDEVVDGLLLAHPDRLRAASESRRALVRADAPVAGHVGIVTGGGSGHLPAFLGYVGRGLCSGVAVGNVFSSPSAEQMYEATKAVDGGAGVLYLYGNYVGDSLNFDLAADMADLDGIPTRTVRITDDALSAPPERGTERRGVAGMVFAFKIAGAAAERGDSLEKVSELAQRAVDNTRSAGVGLSPTILPEAGRPTFQLADGEMEIGIGIHGEPGSRRGPLETADEVAGTLLSVVLDDLRLGADERVAVLVNGLGATPLEELYLIYRRVHNALADKGIGVHRPYIGEYATSLEMAGASVTVLRLDDELTELLDAPADSPFFRQ, encoded by the coding sequence ATGAAGAAGCTCATAAACGACCCCCATGATTTCGTCGACGAGGTCGTCGACGGGTTGCTGCTCGCCCACCCCGACCGCCTGCGAGCCGCGAGCGAGAGCCGCAGGGCGCTGGTGCGTGCCGACGCGCCGGTCGCCGGGCATGTCGGCATCGTCACCGGTGGTGGCTCGGGCCACCTGCCGGCCTTCCTGGGTTACGTCGGAAGAGGGCTGTGCAGTGGTGTCGCGGTGGGCAACGTCTTCTCCTCACCGTCGGCGGAGCAGATGTATGAGGCGACCAAGGCCGTCGACGGGGGCGCCGGCGTTCTCTACCTGTACGGCAACTACGTCGGCGACTCACTCAACTTCGACCTCGCCGCCGACATGGCCGACCTCGACGGCATCCCGACGCGTACGGTCCGGATCACCGACGACGCGTTGAGCGCACCGCCCGAGCGCGGCACCGAACGACGCGGGGTCGCGGGCATGGTCTTCGCGTTCAAGATCGCGGGCGCCGCGGCCGAACGCGGCGACTCCCTCGAAAAAGTGTCCGAGCTGGCCCAGCGCGCGGTCGACAACACCCGCTCCGCCGGGGTCGGGCTCTCGCCGACGATCCTGCCCGAGGCGGGCAGGCCCACCTTCCAGCTCGCCGACGGCGAGATGGAGATCGGGATCGGCATCCACGGCGAACCGGGATCACGCCGCGGCCCGCTCGAAACCGCGGACGAGGTGGCCGGGACCCTGCTCTCGGTCGTCCTGGACGATCTCCGGCTCGGGGCGGACGAGCGGGTCGCGGTCCTCGTCAACGGCCTGGGCGCCACTCCCCTGGAGGAGCTGTACCTGATCTACCGCCGCGTCCACAACGCTCTCGCGGACAAGGGGATCGGCGTGCATCGCCCCTACATCGGCGAATACGCGACGAGCCTCGAAATGGCCGGCGCGTCGGTCACGGTGCTGCGTCTCGACGACGAGCTGACCGAGCTGCTCGACGCTCCGGCTGATTCCCCGTTCT